The following are encoded together in the Nyctibius grandis isolate bNycGra1 chromosome 5, bNycGra1.pri, whole genome shotgun sequence genome:
- the LOC137664329 gene encoding LOW QUALITY PROTEIN: taste receptor type 2 member 40-like (The sequence of the model RefSeq protein was modified relative to this genomic sequence to represent the inferred CDS: inserted 1 base in 1 codon; substituted 1 base at 1 genomic stop codon) — MSTLFPLLFLTIAIIESVAGLLVNGIILAVSSISCMRSKMSSYDMIMIFLSLSGFFLQSWMILNLFLNLLCETYYEENLFLIFKIIFMFLNYSSLWFAAWLXCTKVASFTQSFFIWLKQRISSLMPWMLTSSLFSFATSLPFSWDIYNMHNFTAPLTVTNSSERTVTIQASSFVLILLCNGGXALPLIVFVVSSILLIRIHTRQTPNNATGFRDPSLEAHIHAIKSVFSFLIFYVTYFISLVLILSNFFSPLSVGDAICIAVMAACPAGHSMVLIWSNPKFRDLPARILHHANCHVRTRSV, encoded by the exons ATGTCCActttatttcctctcctttttctaacAATTGCTATAATTGAATCTGTGGCAGGACTTCTAGTAAATGGAATTATCTTGGCTGTCAGTTCAATTAGCTGCATGAGGAGCAAAATGTCTTCATATGATATGATTATGATCTTTCTGAGTTTATCCGGATTCTTTTTGCAGTCCTGGATGATACTGAATTTGTTCCTAAATCTGCTTTGCGAAACCTATtatgaagaaaatctgtttctaattttcaagataatttttatgtttctgaaCTACTCTAGCCTCTGGTTTGCTGCCTGGC AGTGTACCAAGGTTGCTAGTTTTActcagtctttcttcatctgGCTGAAGCAAAGAATTTCCAGTCTCATGCCCTGGATGCTAACAtcatctcttttctcctttgcaacctctcttcctttctcctgggATATCTACAACATGCACAACTTCACTGCTCCTTTAACCGTGACAAACTCTTCAGAAAGGACAGTGACAATACAAGCTAGTTCATTTGTATTGATTCTTCTCTGTAACGGTGGTTGAGCTTTGCCTTTAATAGTGTTTGTTGTTTCAAGTATCCTGCTGATTAGGATACACACCAGACAGACGCCAAATAATGCAACTGGCTTCAGGGATCCCAGTTTGGAGGCCCATATTCATGCCATTAAGTcagtcttttccttccttatctTCTATGtcacatattttatttctttggttcTCATTTTATCCAactttttttcacctttaagCGTTGGGGATGCCATATGTATAGCTGTAATGGCTGCCTGTCCTGCAGGACACTCTATGGTCTTAATCTGGAGCAACCCCAAATTTCGAGATCTGCCAGCTAGGATTTTGCACCACGCAAACTGTCATGTCAGAACTAGATCTGTGTAA